A stretch of DNA from Sandaracinaceae bacterium:
AGCCGTGACACCGACCTTCGGCCAGAGAACGAAGCTCGCGTCATCGAAGAGGTGTGCGTAGAAGCGCACGTTCATGTGTCCATAGTGGTCGCACATCCAGGGGTGTACGACGGTCTGGTGTGTCTCCTGCCAGTTGCTCATGTCTGTCTCTCTCTCCGAGCCGATGGAAACGCGGCGCTTGGCTTTCGCTCCGCGCGGACGGGGCTGCCGAACATGACGACCGAGCGTCGCTACGACCACCCGGCTCCGCAAGCTCGTCGCGCGGGACCGCGCAGCGCGCGCAACCGGGTTTGTCACGGGCTCCGGCTCGGGTCTTGCCTGGTCGTCTCCGGTCTCAGCTGAACGCACGACCGCCGCCGACGCGTCGCTGTCGACGCGCCGACGGCGGCGCACTCCTCCAGGACGGCTCAGGCCTCGAGCGGCTCGGGCTCCGGGCTGATCGGGTCCGGCGCGACCGGCTCGGGGATCGGGTGGACCAGCGTGGGATCCGGCGTGTCGGTGTCCACGA
This window harbors:
- a CDS encoding thioesterase family protein, whose protein sequence is MRRRRRVDSDASAAVVRSAETGDDQARPEPEPVTNPVARAARSRATSLRSRVVVATLGRHVRQPRPRGAKAKRRVSIGSERETDMSNWQETHQTVVHPWMCDHYGHMNVRFYAHLFDDASFVLWPKVGVTASVLERTNLHTVVARTETDFRRELVAGAVVRIVGRFDRVGTKSVAYTQELRDLSTDHVHAVQRAVEVFFDPETRESKPVPATIRKILEERGQGPNRGI